A stretch of DNA from Natrinema halophilum:
GCGGGATCGACCGCAACGCCTCCGTTCGCTTCCTGGGCGAGACGATGAAGATGCCCGTCACCGAGGACCTGCTCGGACGGGTGCTTGACGGGTCCGGGAATCCAATCGACGGCGGCCCGGAAATCGTTCCCGACGAACGCCGCGACATCGTCGGCGAAGCGATCAACCCCTTCTCGCGTGAATACCCCGAGGAGTTCATCCAGACCGGCGTCTCCGCCATCGACGGCATGAACACGCTGGTCCGGGGCCAGAAGCTGCCGATCTTCTCCGGATCGGGGCTTCCCCACAACGAACTCGCACTACAGATCGCCCGACAGGCGACCGTTCCCGAAGAGGAAGAGGGCGAAGGCGAAGGCTCCGAGTTCGCAGTTATCTTCGGCGCGATGGGCATCACCGCAGAGGAGGCAAACGAGTTCATGGACGACTTCGAGCGCACCGGCGCACTCGAGCGCTCGGTCGTCTTCATGAACCTCGCGGACGACCCCGCAGTCGAGCGACAGGTCACCCCGCGACTCGCCCTGACCACGGCCGAGTATCTGGCCTTCGAGGAGGACTACCACGTGCTGGTCATCCTGACGGACATGACCAACTACTGTGAGGCGCTGCGAGAGATCGGTGCCGCACGCGAGGAGGTCCCGGGCCGCCGTGGCTACCCCGGATACATGTACACCGACCTGGCGCAGCTCTACGAGCGCGCGGGTCGAATCGAGGGCAAGGAGGGATCGGTCACGCAGATTCCGATCCTGACGATGCCCGGCGACGACGACACCCACCCGATTCCGGACCTGACCGGGTACATCACCGAAGGCCAGATCATGATGGACCGGGACCTGAACAGTCAGGGGATCGAACCCCCGATCAACGTCCTGCCCAGCCTCTCCCGGCTGATGGACGACGGGATCGGCGAGGGCCTGACTCGCGAAGACCACGGCGACGTCTCCGACCAGATGTACGCCGCCTACGCCGAGGGTGAGGACCTGCGCGACCTCGTGAACATCGTCGGCCGCGAGGCGCTGTCCGAACGCGACAACAAGTTCCTCGACTTCGCCGACCGCTTCGAGACCGAGTTCGTCCAGCAGGGCTACGACACCAACCGCTCGATCGACGAAACGCTCGAGGTCGGCTGGGATCTGCTGTCGGCGCTGCCGAAGACGGAGCTCAACCGGATCGACGAGGACCTCATCGAAGAGCACTACCGCGAAGAAGAAGGCGAGGCGGTCGAAGCGACTGCCGACGACTGAAGAAGGCGATCTTTTCTTGCCCGTATTTCGTTAGATGACCCGATCAGATGGGGAGTAACAGATGCGCTACCTACCATCTTCGTCGAAGGACGAAATACGATTCCGATACCGACGCTTCTGCGAGAAGAAGACACTCAGCCACGAGACTGGAACTCATATTCTCGCCTCCGAACTCAGGTGCGATGAAGTCCATACTATCTGAATTCGTTCCAAATTATCAGTTTCGGAGACATTCTCTGCGTGGGACTGATGAAAACCATCGTATGTCCCGCCCGCCAAGTGTGGTACGCATGCACAAACCACTGCTCGTGCCGGAGTTCTTGGACCGGGCGCGGACCCACTACGGCGACGACGAGGCGGTCGTGGCAACGACAGGCGAACGGTTCACCTACGAGGAACTCGGCGAACGCGCCGATCGGTTCTCGGCGGCGCTTCAGCAACGCGGCATCGAGAAAGGCGACCGCGTCGCCGTCCTCGACCCGAACACCCACTACCACCTCGAGGCGGCGTACGGAATCATGCAACTCGGTGCGATTCACACGCCGCTGAACTACCGATTGACTCCCGACGACTTCGAGTACATCCTGTCTGACGCGGGCGTGGATGCGATCTACGCGGACTACGAGTACGCCGAGAAGATCGAGGCGATCCGTGACGAGGTGCCGACGGAGACATTCGTCACGAATGATACTACCGAAGTAGACGGAGAATGGGAGAGTTTCGACGCCGTCCTCGAGGATGCGGGGACCGAGTACGACCGGCCGGTGATGAGCGAAGATGAGATCATCACGATCAACTACACCTCGGGGACGACGGGCGATCCGAAGGGGGTCTGTCGCACCCACCGGTGTGAAACGATCCACGCGTACCTGCTGGTCGGCCATCAGGAGATCACCGACGACGACGTCTACCTGTGGACGCTTCCGATGTTCCACGCGAACGGCTGGGGACACATCTTCGCGGTGACCGGAATCGGCGCGAAACACGTCTGCACGCGCGGGATCGATGCCGGAGAAATATTCGACGCAGTGCGATCGGAGGACGTCTCGTACATGTGCGGCGCACCGACGGTGTTGAACATGCTGGTCAATTACTACGAGGAGAACGAACCGGAGACGACCGGCGATAGGAGCGTTCGGCTCGCGACTGCCGGCAGCGCACCGCCGGAAGCGACCATCCGCACCGTCGAAGACGAATTCGGCTGGTACCTGAAACACGTCTACGGCGCGACCGAAACGGGGCCGCTGATCACCACCTCCGACGCTCGCCGACATTTCAACGACGACAGCGACGACCGATTCCGAATCAAAAAACGGCAGGGGCTTTCCTATCTTGGAACCGAAATCCGTGTCGTCGACGAAGATGGCACCGACGTTCCCCGCGACGACGAGACGCTCGGCGAGGTCGTCGTCCGCGGCAACCAGATCATGGAAAAGTACTGGGAGAAGCCCGAGGAGACCGAGGAAGCGTTTTCCGACCGCATCGAGGGCTACTACCACACGGGCGACCTCGCGACGATCGACGAACGCGGCATGATCGCCATCCAGGACCGAAAGAAAGACATCATCATCTCGGGCGGCGAAAACATCTCGAGCATCGAACTCGAGGACGCGCTGTTCGATCACCCGGAGGTGTCAGACGTGGCGGTGATCCCGGCCCCGAGCGACGAGTGGGGGGAAACGCCGAAGGCGTTCGTCGTCCCGGCAAGCGGCAATCCCGACGACCCGGGCGTGGCCGAAGGTGACCTCGAGGCGTTTACGCGAGAGAAGTTGGCGGGCTACAAGGTCGTCCACCGGGTCGAGTTCGTCGAGGAACTGCCGACGACCGCGACGGGAAAAGTCCAGAAGTACGAACTCCGTCAGGACGAGTGGGAAGACGAAGAGCGAATGGTCGGACAGGGGTAAGGACACCCCGAGCACGACGGGGCGAACTCGGTAGGGGGTCGTCGATTCAGAATCCCCCACCGGCCTTCCCCGCCACGGATCTCGGTAGTTTGAGACTGCGGGCTATCCCCGTCGAATCCGCGTCACCCACCGCAGACACGCGAGCGATCACCATTGAAATCGAGCGGGTGCGGCTTTATCCACCGCCCTCTTCGGCGAATTATTCGGCTACCGCACAATCGGGTTCCGTCGTATTCGACGTGTCCCGGCCGATCGCCAGCCAGAGGTCGTACGGGACAGGAGCGATACGAGCGCCACGACGACGAGCACGCTGGCCATCGCTTGTCGATCACCCGAGAGACGACGCATACGTATCTTGCTTTCCGTCGATGACGATATGATATGAGCAGAAGTGATCCCGGCTGACCGAAGTGCGACCACACGGAAACGGAAATCGACGAAATTTCGACGAGAGGAACGGTCTGTCGAAGGAGTTCGACGTTCAGAACCGGAATTTCATGGTCGTGAGATGTGCGAATTGCGGCTACTCGGAACTCTATAAAGGCCAGTTGTCGGGCAACATGGTCGATCTGTACTTGGGCCAGGGACGACCGCTCGAGCGAGCGTCGAACGCCAGCGATGGCCGAGTACGTCCACGGCAGCATCACTGACGTTGACAGGTAATCTGGGGATCGACGCAAACTGCAAATTCGATACCGAAGTCTCGGACGATCGACTGACGTTCGTATATAGACGACTGTATCTATCCAGTATATATGGTAGTTGAATTTTGTACAAATATAATAAATCTTTGCTGTGTCTTCCGAGTGCTGTCGTATGTCCGACCAGGGCACGACACGACGCGGAACGAACAGACGCGATGTCCTCGAGAAACTCAGCATCGGTTCCGTTACGGGCGGACTCGCCGCGGTACTCGGTCAACGCGACATCGTTCACCCGGTCGAAGCGCGGAGCGTCTCGGACCGGAGCGTCTTCGAATTCGACGAGACGGTCGATCCGAACGAGACGTTTCCACAGTCAGTAGCGAGCGGCGGACCGACGGAGAGCGGCGTTATTCTCTGGACTCGTCTCTCCACCGAAGCGGCAGATAGCGACCGTCCGATGGGCGTTCAGGTCGCGGCGGACGACGAATTCGAAGCCATCGTCTACGAGGGAACCGTTCCGGCCGAGCGGATCTCGAGCGCTCACGACAACACGGTCTCGGTCGACCTCGACGGACGGCTCGAGTCGAATCGATTCTACTTTTATCGGTTCATCTACGACGGAGTCGCGACGCGAACCGGCCGCTGCCGAACGCTCCCAGCTCCGGACGAAAGCCCAGACTCCCTGTCCGTTGCGGTACTGACCTGTCAGGACTATCAGAACGGGTACTACGGAGCGTACCACCACGTCGCGGCGGAAGACGTCGATTTCGTCGTGCACCTCGGCGATTTCGTGTACGAATCCGCCGACGGATCCTACACCGCGCCGAACGCGGGTATCGCGGATGGGCGTGACTTCGATCTCCCCAGCGGTGAACCGCTGGCGGAGTCGCTGGCCGATTTCCGGACGCTCTATCGAACCTATAAGCGGGACGAACTGCTGCAAGACGGGCTGGAACGACATACGTTCGTATACGGCTGGGACGATCACGAGGTCGGCAACAACCGATACTGGAACTACGAGACGGGTGCCCCCGTCCTCCCGGACAAAAACGGTGGTGGGCAGCCGAGCGTCGCGACGGAGTTTACCGCGAACGGCATTCAGGCCTGGATCGAATACACGCCGGTCCGCGTCGAATTCGACGGAAGTGAATCGACACTCCACGATCAACTCGAGTTATGGCGAACTGTCCGATTCGGAGACCTCCTGGATCTGGCGGTTACCGACGAACGTCTCTATCGCGACGGCCCACCCTGCGAAGACGGACGGCGGATCTTCTGCACGGACGAGGAGGCGCAGGGACGGACGATGCTCGGGAGCGAGCAGAAACGAGACTTCAAACGCTGGGTCAGCGAGTCGGACGCGATCTGGACGGTCTGGGCAAACGAGGTGCTGACGATGCCGCTGACGATCGGCGACGGATCGAATCAGGTCGAATTGTTCCTCGACTCCTGGGACGGGTTCCAACATGAGCGGAAGGAGCTCATGCAACACGTCGCCGATGCGGATCCGCAGAACTTCGTCGCGCTGACCGGCGACCTCCACGCCTCGCTGGCCGGATACGTGAAAAGCGGGTACGGCGAAATCGACCGGAACCAGACCGACGAACGCGTCGGTATCGAACTCATGACCCCCTCGGTGACGAGCGTCAACGCTGCCGACGTCGTCGACTTCCCCGGCGACTGGGACGAGGAAGCGCTCGCACACCTCGCTGAAAAAGAAAACGAGCAGCTGGAGTTCAGTAACTTCCACCGACACGGCTACGCCGTCGTCGAGTTTTCCCGAGACGAGTGCACCTTCACCGTGTACGAAGTCGACAAAGAGACGAACTCTCGAGATGCAGAACGGACGAAGCTCGTTCAGTATAGCAGCCCAGACGGCAGTACCGCACTCTACGAACGCGACACGCGATCGGACCGATAGGGACGGCTAAATTCGGTTCCGACCTCCGTGTTCGGTACCGGACCGTCTCCGAGAGTCTGACGGAACACGGATCGAACGCCTGCGAGCGAGGATGAAACGTGGAGCGGCCAACGAAAACTGTAAACAGTTATCCGACTGCGGCCGCTATCCCCCCACAAGATGGCCAACGACGTCAAGCCCACCCGCAAGAACTTGATGGCGATCGAAGATCGCATCGAGCTCTCCGAGCGGGGACACGGCACGCTCGAGAAGAAACGTGACGGGCTGATCATGGAGTTCATGGACATTCTGGACAAAGCCCAGGACGTCCGTGGCAACCTCGCTGACGACTACGAAGCGGCCCAGCAGAAGATCAACATGGCCCGGGCGATGGAGGGCGACGTCGCGGTCCGCGGTGCCGCGGCCGCACTCGAAGAACACCCCGAAATCACGACCGAATCGAAGAACATCATGGGCGTCGTCGTCCCGCAGATCGAATCCTCGCGGGTCACCAAGAGCCTCGACCAGCGCGGGTACGGGATTATGGGCACCTCTGCCCGAATCGACGAGGCCGCGGAGGCCTACGAAGATCTGCTGCAGAGCATCATCCTCGCCGCCGAGGTCGAAACGGCGATGAAGAAGATGCTCCGAGAGATCGAGACGACCAAACGTCGGGTCAACGCCCTCGAATTCAAGCTCCTGCCGGAACTCTACGAGAACCAGGAGTACATCGAGCAGAAACTCGAGGAACAGGAGCGCGAGGAGACGTTCCGACTGAAGAAGATCAAGGAGAAAAAGGAAGCTGAGGAGAAGGAAGCGCGAGAAACCGCGGACGAAACGGAGCCCGAGTCCGAAGACGAAACGGAACTGGAGCAAGCGACTGCGGACGACGACTGAGCCGACCGTCCGTCGAGGACTATCGCGGCCACAGCCGAGAACTGTCGCGGCCACAGCCGAGAACTGTCGCGGCCACAGCCGAGAATTGTCGCATCCACAGCTGAGGACACGTATGAACTGTTCCGAATGCGGTACGTCGACGATTTTGTTCTCCCTTCCCGACGAGTACCGCAAGTACTCGCCATCGGAGGCAGCGTTCGCTACGGTCTGCCCGCATTGTCTGTCCCTCGAACCTGCCCCGAATCCGGACTCGGTCTCGGAGAAAGGCATCGCTGCGAGTGAGGACGCGACCACGGGAAATTCGCCCGACTTCACACGGATCAGCGATGCGTTTCCGGCACACCCAGAGCGTGCGATACCGATGATACTCGCAATCGGACTGTGTTCGTCACTTGCGACGAACCGTACCGCAATCGAGTTGTTGCTCAAGGAGGTCGAACGCACCGGAACGGACCCGTTGCTCGTCTTTGATCGCCTCAGCGACGATCCGTCGGTCGATCCGGTGATCGATCTCGATCGACGGCAACATCAGCTCGAGCAACTGTTGTACTGACCCCTCGCACTATCGTCGGACTATGGGCCAGTCTCAACTGCAATCATGACGAAGACGAGTCGGTATCGAGGTACTGAGAGTTGATCGCTCGAAGGGGACGACGGATCAAGTGGAGAAAACGACGGTAGCTATTTTCCGGTCGGCCGAACGTTATCACTGACGGCCTGTTTGACTTGCAAAGCGGCGCTTGCGGCCAGGCCTCGGGCGACCTCATCGCGTTCGTCCGCGGTGATGACCTCTTCCGCCGCCGCTTCGTCCAGGTCTGGTGTGAAGCCGGCACTGACCGGGTGGCCGACCGGCGGGCGAACTGCAACGGTGACTTGCGGGCCGGTCAAACTGGTCGAGACGTCGGCGTCGACGATATATTCGTTCGGGAGGTACTCTCTCGTACGGGCGGCGATCCGCGAGACGTCGCGGTGAAGCAGTCGCCTCTGCGCACTCGAGAGGTCCGGAACGTCCGCCGCGGCACGCTGTCCTGCCCCAGTTTCGCCCGGTAGACCTGCGTACGGCGTATTTCCGTTCATGAGAAGTGTGTGCCCGTATCAATGGGCCGCCGGGTGAAAAGGGTTCGCCTTCGGACAATCTACAGGATCGGGTCGCTGTCGCCGTACACTGCCAGGACGACGGCCGTCGTGTACCGACCCGAATCGGCCTGTCGACTCTCGACGGCGACTCGCGGGTCCCCAAAGGTCCAGTCGCGAAGTTCCTGTCCGGCGGCCAGTCCCTCGCGAACTCGCCGTTCGACGTCGGCGCGATCCATCTCGCCGGCGGTCTCGTAGAACAACCCCGGCCCCCCGTCGGCGGACTGGGACCAGGCAAGCGCAGCGCTCACTCGGCCTGGACCGGCAGTGGTCGCTCGCGCCTCGACGACCGTCAATCGCTCACCGGCGGGACCGAGGTCCGGTGCGGTGCCGACGGCCTCGACAGCGGCCGCCGCCGGGATCACCGAGGAGACCGGGACGAGGTTATAGTTCTCGACACCGGCTTCGGCGAGGGCGGCGTCGTAGGAAGCCATCGCCGTGGGACCCGACGACGACCCCCAGACGACTCGAATCGTGCTCATACTCGTACTGGGGGATGGGCAGCGTAAGGCGTTGCGATCCGAAGCGAACCTAAAAGAGGGAGACCAAGAGACATCTCCGGTGGCTCAAACGACGGAGGAACGTAGTTATTGATAGAAGTAACCCGCAGACGAGATTACGTCGCTCGAGTCGTCGTTTTCGATCTTCTCTAACGCTTCGGCGAAGTCGCTATGTGTGACCGTATCGCGGTCGTTGCGGATGGCAAACATGCCGGCTTCGGTAGCGAGGCTCTCGATATCTGCGCCGGAGTAACCGTCGGTATCGGCGGCCAGCTCGGCGAAGTCGACATCGTCGGAAACGCTCATTCCGCGGGTGTGGATCTCGAGGATCTGTTCGCGGCCGTCGCAGTCGGGTTCGGGGACGTCGATGAGACGGTCGAACCGGCCGGGACGGAGGATCGCACGGTCGAGCATGTCGAATCGGTTGGTCGCGGCGATGATACGAATCTCGCCGCGGGCTTCGAAGCCGTCCATCTCGGAGAGTAGTTGCATCATCGTCCGCTGAACCTCGGCATCGCCGGAGGTCTTCGACTCGGTCCGGCGTGTGGCGATGGCGTCGATCTCGTCGATGAAGATGATAGCGGGTTCGCGTTCACGGGCCATCTCGAAGAGATCGCGAACGAGGCGAGATCCCTCGCCGATGAATTTGCGGACGAGTTCGGACCCGGCCATTTTGATGAACGTCGCATCGGTCTCGTTGGCGACGGCTTTCGCGAGCATCGTCTTGCCCGTCCCCGGCGGCCCGTAGAGGAGGACACCGCTGGGCGGGTCGATTCCAACTTCGTCGAACAGTTCGGGTTCGGCGAGCGGTTGCTCGACGGCCTCGCGAACTTCGCGAACTTGCTCGTCGATACCGCCGATGTCCGCGTAGGTAACTCCCGGCTTCTCGGTGATTTCCATTGACTGCGCGCGCGCGTCGGTCTCAGCGTTCAGCACCGTCTGAATCGCAAAGGAATCGTTGACGGCGACGCGGTCACCAGGTTCGACGCGGTCGACCATCCGGGAGGAGACTTCGGTCAGCACCTCCTGGTTGTTACCGTGTTGCTTGACGATGACCTCGTCGTCGTCGAGGACGTCCTCGACGGTGGCGATGTAAAGCGAGGAACTCTTCAGCGATTCGTTTTCTCGTTCGACGCGATCGACTTTCTCCCGAAGGCGCTGGCGGCGTTTCTCTGCGTCATCGAGCTGGGCAGTCAACTGCTCGTTGACCTCGACGAGGTCTTCGTAGTGCCCGCGAAGCGCCTCGAGCCGCTCGTCGTCGGGGAGATCTGAGTCTATATCGCGGTGAGGTCGGTCGGGAATAGACGGGCTTCGAGACATCCTGATATACGCCGTTAAGATATCGATAGTAAATGTGCCTTTGGGTCCCGGATGGTTTTTGATTGTCACGTTCGTACTCTGGCGTCTTGGACGAGTCGATATCGACTGCGCGCTCAGTCGACAGTGTGACGGTCGAATCGGGCGATAGCGTGACGGTACGATACTGTCGGGATGAGCGCACCACCAAGCAACAACGCACTACAGCCGAGGAGTTGGAGGTGGATGAGATCGACCGCCGCCAATCGTTCCGCGAGAGCCATTGACCACTCGGCGAGCGTCGCGAACGCGCCGCCGGTCACCGTTGCGAGTGATCGGAGCAACAGTGCCGGGAGGAGCACGAACGACCCGACGAGCACCGCGTGAGTCGATTCCGGGGCAACGACGAGCCCGGCGAGAGCCGCTCCGGGACCGATCGTGAGGACCCCCTGGAGTAAGACGGCACTCATCCGCGGTGGAATCACGTCCCGGCGCTGTTCGACCGAGTTACCACTAAATCGCGGAAACGCCATTCCGATCGCCGGCGTGATCGTCACGGCGACACAGGTGAGATAGCCAGCAACGACGATCAGGCCGAGCCGTTCGAAGAGCGTGGACGGAGAGATCAGCGTCGCGAGTCCGGTCACGAGTGTCACGATCGGGAGCCCAGTCGTCTCGATTGCGCTCATAGACCGCGATGGAGTCTGTCGGCTTCGATCGCCGAACTCTCGAGTGGGATGTGAATTTGTACGCCCCCAATATACACATAGTTGTTATAGGATATATTAACCGCGTTCGTCTGCGGTCAGATGGTGAGTTACGTCAACAACGACTCGAACTCGTCGAGGCGCTCACCGTAGGTCTCGAGCGCGCGGTCGATCGGGTCCGAGGTGCTCATGTCGACACCGGCGATTTGGAGGAGTTCCAGCGGGTACTCCCGGGACCCCCGCTGGAGGAAATCGAGGTAGTCATCGGCGGCCGGTTGACCGCGCTCGAGGACGTCGTCGACGATAGCAAGCGCCGCGGAGATACCGGTCGCGTACTGGTAGACGTAAAAGGCCCGGTAGAAGTGGGGGATGCGCATCCACTCGCGGGCGATCCGATCGTCGATCACGGCGGGTTCGTAATAGTCCTCCTTGAGGCCGCGATAGATGTCGTCCAGTCGGTCGGCCGTCAGCGGTTCGCCGTCTTCTTCGAGCCGGTGGGTTTCGTGTTCGAACTCGGCGAACAGCGTCTGTCGGTACAGCGTCGAGCGTACGCGCTCTAGGAATTCGTTGAGGACGTGTTTCCGGAACTCGGGGTCGTCGACGGTTTCGAGCAGTTGGTTGGTAAGCAACGCCTCGTTGACCGTGCTTGCAACCTCTGCGACGAAGATTTCGTAGCTCGAGTAGATGAACGGCTGTTCGTCTTTGGTGAGTTCGGAGTGCATCGAGTGGCCGAGTTCGTGGGACAGGGTATACATCGAGGAGATGTCGTGTTGGTAGTTCAGCAGAATGAACGGCTGGGTGTCGTAGGTGCCGCCTGAGTACGCACCCGACTGCTTTCCCGCGTTCTCGTAGACGTCGACCCACTGTGAATCGAGTCCGTCGGCGACTCGAGACTGGTACTCGTCACCCAGCGGTGCGAGCGCGTCGACGACGTATTCGGTCGCCTGATCGTACTCGAGATCTGGGCCTTCGTCGCCGGTCAGCGGCATGTAGAGGTCCCACATTCGGAGTTCGTCGACGTCTAACGCCTGGCGTTTGAGTTCGGCGTGATGATGAAGTTTTCCGAGATTGTCGTGGACGGTGTCGACGAGGGTGTCGTAAACTTCAGTGGGGACGTTCGGGCCATCGAGAGCGGCTTCGCGTGCAGTCTCGTAGTTTCGCGCTCGGGCAGTTTTGACGTCGGCTTTGACGCTGTTCTTGTAGGCCGATGCGACGGCGTTTCGGACGGATTCCCACTCGTCGAAGTAGGCCGCGTAGACGCGCTCGCGGAACTCGCGGTCGGGCCGTTTGAGCAAGTTGGTGAAGTTGCTCTGTGAGATTTCGACGGCTTCGCCCGATGAATCCTCGACGGTCGGGAACGCCATATCAGCGTTCGAGAGCATATTGTACACTTCTCCCGTCGCGCCCGTCACCTCGCTCAAGTCAGCAAGCAGCGCCTCGACCTCGGCCGACCGGGTGTGGGGTTTCATCCGGAGAACATCGTCGACGTAATGATCGTACGTCTCGAGCTGTGGCTCGGCGTCGATCATGGAGTCGAAGTCCTCACGGGACAGCTCCTGAATCTCCGGGTCGATGAAGGAGGCCGCAGACTGAGCGTCGGCTGCAAGCGACTGGGCGCGGGCAGTCAGCGCCTGATACTGCTGGTTCGTCGTATCCTCGTCGCGGCGCATGCGAGCGTACGCCGCGACCGTCGAGACTTCGCGCATGATTTCGTCGCGCAGTTCGAGCACGGTACGAAACGTCTCGGCATCGTCGGTGACCTGGCCCTCGTAGGCCTCGAGTTCGTCGACGCGCTCGGCGATGGCCTCGTAAGCGGACTCCCAGTCGTCGTCCGTCGCGTAGATGCTCTCGAGGTTCCAAGTATATTCCTCATCGACCTCGGAGCGGTCAGGAACGGAACTCATAGCGGCTGTTTAGAATTACACGAGGTAAAGCTTGCCGGACCAGACCAGCATACGACAGCGAGCGAAACCCCCGATCGAGCGAGATGGTGGTTCTAGCGTACTGGCTTTCCTGCCGAATCGCATCAGTTCCGACCACTGGTCGCTCCCTTGTGCGTACTGTCGGCCGGATATCCACTCGGATCGGCGGTTCAGATCGAAAACGGCGTGAGATCGGTCTCGAGAGCGGCACCTGCGCTACTTATTTTTAAATCTGCAACATAGTAAATTATTTCTA
This window harbors:
- the pepF gene encoding oligoendopeptidase F is translated as MSSVPDRSEVDEEYTWNLESIYATDDDWESAYEAIAERVDELEAYEGQVTDDAETFRTVLELRDEIMREVSTVAAYARMRRDEDTTNQQYQALTARAQSLAADAQSAASFIDPEIQELSREDFDSMIDAEPQLETYDHYVDDVLRMKPHTRSAEVEALLADLSEVTGATGEVYNMLSNADMAFPTVEDSSGEAVEISQSNFTNLLKRPDREFRERVYAAYFDEWESVRNAVASAYKNSVKADVKTARARNYETAREAALDGPNVPTEVYDTLVDTVHDNLGKLHHHAELKRQALDVDELRMWDLYMPLTGDEGPDLEYDQATEYVVDALAPLGDEYQSRVADGLDSQWVDVYENAGKQSGAYSGGTYDTQPFILLNYQHDISSMYTLSHELGHSMHSELTKDEQPFIYSSYEIFVAEVASTVNEALLTNQLLETVDDPEFRKHVLNEFLERVRSTLYRQTLFAEFEHETHRLEEDGEPLTADRLDDIYRGLKEDYYEPAVIDDRIAREWMRIPHFYRAFYVYQYATGISAALAIVDDVLERGQPAADDYLDFLQRGSREYPLELLQIAGVDMSTSDPIDRALETYGERLDEFESLLT